The genomic DNA ACCAGCCGCGAACGGTACGAAAATTACTTTGTAGCCACTGTGCGGCTTGCGGTTCCACGAGCCATGCTGGCCAATGAATGCGCCTTCCTTGAATTGCGCCGGCAAACTGTTGCCCTCGGCGAAGGTCAGGCCCAATGAGGCGGTGTGCGGGCCGACGGCGTAGTCCGGCGCGATGGCTTTGGCGACCAGGTCCGGGTTCTGCGGCTCGACCCGCACATCGACGTGCTGACCGTAATAGCTGAATGGCCAACCATAGAAGCCGCCATCCTTGACCGAAGTAATGTAGTCCGGCACCAGATCGCTGCCGATCTCGTCACGCTCGTTCACCGCTGTCCACAGCGCGCCACTGGTAGGCTCCCAGGCAAGGCCGTTAGGGTTGCGGATGCCCGAGGCAAAAATCCGATGATTGCCGGTGGCCCGGTCCACTTCCCAGATCGCCGCGCGACCTTGTTCCTGGTCCATGCCGTTTTCGCCGACGTTGCTGTTCGAGCCGACGGTGACGTACAGCTTGCTGCCGTCCTTGCTGGCGATCACGTTTTTCGTCCAGTGATGGTTCAGTGTGCCGCCCGGCAGATCGGTGACCTTGATCGGCTGCGACTTGATTTCGGTTGCGCCGGGCTCGTAATTGAAGCGCAGCAAGCGATCGGTATCGGCGACATACAGATCATTACCGACCAGGGTCATGCCAAACGGCGAATTGAGATTTTGTAGAAACACCGTGCGGGTCTCCGCCACGCCATCGTGGTCGGCGTCGCGCAGCAAGGTGATGCGATTCGGGCTCGGTACGCCGGCGCCGGCCTTGCCCATGACTTTCTTCATCACCCAGCCACGAATACCTTTGCTGTCGTCGGGTTTGGGCGGGGCATTGGTTTCTGCCACCAGCACATCGCCATTGGGCAGCACGTAAAGCCAGCGCGGATGATCGAGGCCTTCGGCAAACGCTGCCACTTGGGTGCCTGCTGCCGCAGTCGGTTTGCCGCCCTCGGGCCAGCCGATCGCCGGGGCGATGTTCACCGTCGGGATCAGGGTTTTGTTCGGTTCGGGCAGTTTCGGTGACGGGCCGGTGCCGTCGGTGACTTGCAGGCTGGAGGATTCACCGCAGGCGGCGAGCCCTCCGGCGAGCGCGATAACGAGAGCGAGCTGGGTCTTGCGCATTGCTGATCTTCCCTATGAATGCATTCTTAATCATAGAGGAGCGCGCAAGCCCGATGGTTCAACTGCTCAACCGCGGGCCTCTTTGAACAGTACGGCGATGCCCGGATGATAGTTGCCGGCTTCGCTGCGCAACTTGCGGTAGGCGTAGGGGAAATACCAGGCGACGGCGCAGGTATGTTCCTTTTGCAGGTCGTCGACCATGTCTTGGAGTTCTTCGGGGCTGGCGCTGTGTTGGGCTTTTTGCGGGGCGACAAACAGGCAGCCAAGCTTGAGGTCGCTGGCGAAGCTGATGCGTTTGGCGTCGCTGGTGATCTCCAGCAGGGCTTGGGTCAGGTTGAGGTTGTTGACTCGCGGCCAGCGTTGCGTGGCCTGAATGTAAGCGCGGTCTTCGGTACCCGCCAGGAACAGATCGGCGCGGGCATTGCGCTCGCCTTCTTCGTTCTGCTTGCGGGTAGCGGTCTGTTCCAGTGTCACCATTTCGGCCATCCAGGCCGCCGCTGAAAGCAAGCCGAGGTTGGCTTTCTCGTCATGCCAGTAGGGCGTGTCGCTGTCGCCGCGCACGGCGTTGTAACGGTCGATACAGTCAAACCAGCGTTCCAGCACCGGGCGTAGAAATTCCAGGCGCGGGTTGCTGATGATCATGCCTTGCATGTGGCTCACCTTGTTCTTGTGTGATGTGAGATTGTGGCTCTTTGATATCACTCTTGAGAGTGTGGCACAAGATTGGCGTCAGATAATTGATCGACGGCAGTTATTCGCCCGATGGACCCCTCTTTAATTGACGCTCAACCCCCAACCCTCTAACCTTCGCGGCTTGTTTCAGGTGCTCTGTGACGTGCGTCGACAGAGTGAAACAGGGAAGCCGGTGAGGGTTGTCTGCAGAGCAGGCACAACCACGATCCCGGCGCTGCCCCCGCAACGGTAAATGAGTGAAAACTGCGCCTTGAGCCACTGCTTCGAAAGAAGCGGGAAGGCGCGCAGTCAGGCGAACGCCGCTCATGAGCCCGGAGACCGGCCTGATCCATCCAGCGGCATCACGGTGGGCGATGCCAGGCTTTTTGCCGTCTATTCTTGTGCCTGCCCGCCGTTATCCAGCCTCAACGGAGAGCTCCCCCATGACTGATTCCCCCGAGCGTGACGAACGCCATCTGGCGCGTATGCAGCGCAAAAAAGCCGTAATCGACGAACGCATCGCCAACTCGCCTGACGAGTGCGGGCTGGTGCTGGTGCTCACCGGTAACGGCAAAGGCAAAAGCAGCTCGGCGTTCGGCATGCTCGCCCGCGCCATGGGCCACGGCATGCAGTGCGGCGTGGTGCAGTTCATCAAGGGCCGCAACAGTACTGGCGAAGAGCTGTTCTTCCGCCGCTTCCCCGAGCAGGTGCGCTTCCATGTGATGGGCGAAGGCTTCACGTGGGAAACCCAGGACCGTCAACGCGACATCGTCGCCGCCGAAGCCGCGTGGGCCGTGTCCCGCGAACTGCTGCGCGACCCGTCGATCGGTCTGGTGGTGCTGGATGAATTGAACATCGCCCTCAAGCACGGTTACCTCGACCTCGATCAGGTGCTCAGCGACTTGCAGGCGCGTCCGCCGATGCAGCATGTGATCGTCACCGGTCGCGGCGCCAAGCCGGAAATGATCGAGATGGGCGACACCGTCACCGAAATGGGCATGCTCAAACACGCCTTCCAGGCCGGCATCAAAGCGCAGAAAGGCGTCGAACTTTGAATCAACCACGTCACTGCCCGGCGGTACTCATCGCCGCGCCGGCCTCCGGTCAGGGCAAGACCACCGTCACCGCCGCGCTGGCCCGTTTGCATCGCAATCAGGGGCGCAAGGTGCGCGTGTTCAAGTGCGGGCCGGACTTTCTCGATCCGATGATTCTCGAGCGCGCCAGCGGTGCGCCGGTTTATCAACTGGACATGTGGATGGTCGGCGAACAGGAAAGCCGTCGCCTCCTGTGGGAAGCCGCCGCTGAAGCCGATCTGATTCTGATCGAAGGCGTGATGGGCCTGTTTGACGGCGCGCCGTCGAGCGCCGATCTGGCGCGGCATTTCGGCGTGCCGGTACTCGGTGTGATCGACGGCACGGCCATGGCGCAGACCTTTGGCGCATTGGCGCTGGGCTTGGCGAAGTATCAGCCGGATCTGCCGTTCGCTGGCGTGTTGGCCAATCGGGTCGGCACTTTGCGTCACGCACAATTGCTCGAAGGCAGCCTCACCGAAGGTTTGCGCTGGTACGGCGCGTTGTCCCGTGAGACCGGCATCGAACTGCCGAGCCGTCATCTTGGTCTGGTTCAGGCCAGTGAACTGAATGACCTCGATATGCGCCTCGACGCGGCTGCCGCAGCGCTTGCCAGCAGTTGCGAGGTAGCGCTGCCACCGGCCGTGGAGTTTGCCGCGCCTGCAGTCATCACCGCAGAGCCCTTATTAAAAGATGTGCGCATCGCCGTCGCCCGCGATGAAGCCTTTGCCTTCACCTATGGCGCGAGCCTCGACTTGCTGCGAGCGATGGGCGCTGAGTTGAGTTTCTTCTCGCCGATTCGCGACACGCAATTTCCTGAGGCGGACAGCCTGTATCTGCCCGGCGGTTACCCGGAATTGCACCATGTGGCGTTATCGCAAAACACCGCGATGCTCGACGCCATCCGTGCGCATCATGCCGCTGGCAAACCGTTGCTCGCTGAATGCGGCGGCATGCTCTATCTGCTCGATTCGTTGACCGATGTTGAAGGCACGCGCGCTGAGCTGGTCGGTTTGCTGGCAGGTGATGCGGTGATGCAAAAACGTCTGGCGGCGCTGGCGCTGCAAGCGGTCGATCTGCCGGAAGGTTCGCTGCGTGGCCACACTTATCACCACTCCCTGACCTCCACTGAATTGACGCCGATTGCCCGGGGCCTGAGCCCCAATGGTGGGCGTGGGGCCGAGGCGGTTTATCGGGAAGGACGGATGACGGCGTCTTATGTGCACTTTTATTTTCCGTCGAATCCGGTGGCTATCGCTGCACTGTTTGCGCCTGACTCCGAAGCCGCCTTCGCGAGCAGGCTCGTTCCCACAGTTGAAACGGTGGTGACTGAAGAAATGCGATCCCTTGTGGGAGCGAGCCTGCTCGCGAAAGGGCCATGACCGACAACGCATTTACCGAAGCCGAGCGCGCAGCGGTCTACAAAGCCATCGCCGAACGCCGCGACATGCGCCACTTCACCGGCGGCACCGTCGCGCCTGAACTGCTGCGCCGGCTGCTCGAAGCCGCGCATCAGGCGCCAAGCGTCGGTCTGATGCAGCCGTGGCGTTTCATCCGCATCAGTGATCGCGCCTTGCGCGGGCAGATTCAGAACCTCGTTGAAGAAGAACGCATCCGCACCGCCGAAGCCCTCGGCGAGCGCAGCGATGAGTTCATGAAACTCAAGGTCGAAGGCATCAACGACTGCGCTGAAGTATTGGTCGCCGCGTTGATGGATGATCGCGAAAAACACATCTTCGGGCGTCGCACGCTACCGGAAATGGACATGGCTTCGCTGTCCTGTGCGATCCAGAACCTGTGGCTGGCGTCGCGTGCTGAAGGTCTGGGCATGGGGTGGGTCTCGCTGTTCGAGCCGCAGGCACTCGCCGACCTGTTGCAACTGCCGGCCGGGGCCAAGCCGCTGGCGGTTTTGTGCCTGGGGCCGGTCAAGGAATTCTATCCGGCGCCGATGCTGGTACTCGAAGGGTGGGCGCAGGCGCGGCCGCTCAATGAGTTGCTGTATGAAAATTATTGGGGAGTGAGTCAATGAGTGTGGCGTTGTTGAGTGTCGCCGCAGTGGCGCTGGATGCGCTGCTGGGTGAACCGAAACGCTGGCATCCGCTGGTGGCGTTCGGCAATTTTGCCGGGCGCATCGAGCAACGTTTCAACGCTGGCGGGCGCGGCTGGCGCAGTCATGGCGTCACCGCGTGGGTGATCGCGGTGCTGCCGCTGACGTTGCTTGCCACCGCGTTTTCCTGGGCGCCCTACGTGGGCTGGATCGTCGAGATTGTCGCGCTGTATTGCGCCCTCGGCATGCGCAGCCTCGGCGAACACGTCGAGCCGGTGGCCAAAGCGTTACGCGCTGATGATCTGGACGAAGCGCGCAAACGTGTCGGTTATCTGGTCAGCCGCCAGACCAGCGAACTCGACAGCACCGCCGTCGCCCGCGCGGCCACCGAATCGGTGCTGGAAAACGGCAGTGACGCGGTGTTCGCCGCGCTGTTCTGGTTTGTCGTGGCTGGCGCACCGGGCGTCGTTCTCTACCGTTTGAGCAAC from Pseudomonas baetica includes the following:
- a CDS encoding cobyrinate a,c-diamide synthase — encoded protein: MNQPRHCPAVLIAAPASGQGKTTVTAALARLHRNQGRKVRVFKCGPDFLDPMILERASGAPVYQLDMWMVGEQESRRLLWEAAAEADLILIEGVMGLFDGAPSSADLARHFGVPVLGVIDGTAMAQTFGALALGLAKYQPDLPFAGVLANRVGTLRHAQLLEGSLTEGLRWYGALSRETGIELPSRHLGLVQASELNDLDMRLDAAAAALASSCEVALPPAVEFAAPAVITAEPLLKDVRIAVARDEAFAFTYGASLDLLRAMGAELSFFSPIRDTQFPEADSLYLPGGYPELHHVALSQNTAMLDAIRAHHAAGKPLLAECGGMLYLLDSLTDVEGTRAELVGLLAGDAVMQKRLAALALQAVDLPEGSLRGHTYHHSLTSTELTPIARGLSPNGGRGAEAVYREGRMTASYVHFYFPSNPVAIAALFAPDSEAAFASRLVPTVETVVTEEMRSLVGASLLAKGP
- the bluB gene encoding 5,6-dimethylbenzimidazole synthase yields the protein MTDNAFTEAERAAVYKAIAERRDMRHFTGGTVAPELLRRLLEAAHQAPSVGLMQPWRFIRISDRALRGQIQNLVEEERIRTAEALGERSDEFMKLKVEGINDCAEVLVAALMDDREKHIFGRRTLPEMDMASLSCAIQNLWLASRAEGLGMGWVSLFEPQALADLLQLPAGAKPLAVLCLGPVKEFYPAPMLVLEGWAQARPLNELLYENYWGVSQ
- the cobO gene encoding cob(I)yrinic acid a,c-diamide adenosyltransferase → MTDSPERDERHLARMQRKKAVIDERIANSPDECGLVLVLTGNGKGKSSSAFGMLARAMGHGMQCGVVQFIKGRNSTGEELFFRRFPEQVRFHVMGEGFTWETQDRQRDIVAAEAAWAVSRELLRDPSIGLVVLDELNIALKHGYLDLDQVLSDLQARPPMQHVIVTGRGAKPEMIEMGDTVTEMGMLKHAFQAGIKAQKGVEL
- the cbiB gene encoding adenosylcobinamide-phosphate synthase CbiB is translated as MSVALLSVAAVALDALLGEPKRWHPLVAFGNFAGRIEQRFNAGGRGWRSHGVTAWVIAVLPLTLLATAFSWAPYVGWIVEIVALYCALGMRSLGEHVEPVAKALRADDLDEARKRVGYLVSRQTSELDSTAVARAATESVLENGSDAVFAALFWFVVAGAPGVVLYRLSNTLDAMWGYRNERFERFGWCAAKIDDVLNYIPARLVALTYALLGKTRLALKCWRTQAPKWDSPNAGPVMAAGAGALGVELGGPAIYHGELHERPQLGEGVQADADSIDRGWQLVQRGVWLWLLILCVGAEFYA
- a CDS encoding PQQ-dependent sugar dehydrogenase; its protein translation is MRKTQLALVIALAGGLAACGESSSLQVTDGTGPSPKLPEPNKTLIPTVNIAPAIGWPEGGKPTAAAGTQVAAFAEGLDHPRWLYVLPNGDVLVAETNAPPKPDDSKGIRGWVMKKVMGKAGAGVPSPNRITLLRDADHDGVAETRTVFLQNLNSPFGMTLVGNDLYVADTDRLLRFNYEPGATEIKSQPIKVTDLPGGTLNHHWTKNVIASKDGSKLYVTVGSNSNVGENGMDQEQGRAAIWEVDRATGNHRIFASGIRNPNGLAWEPTSGALWTAVNERDEIGSDLVPDYITSVKDGGFYGWPFSYYGQHVDVRVEPQNPDLVAKAIAPDYAVGPHTASLGLTFAEGNSLPAQFKEGAFIGQHGSWNRKPHSGYKVIFVPFAAGKPTGQPVDVLTGFLDKDENALGRPVGVVIDQQGGLLVADDVGNKVWRVSATK